One segment of Alistipes finegoldii DSM 17242 DNA contains the following:
- the ileS gene encoding isoleucine--tRNA ligase: MKFKEYKGLDLAQTAADVLGEWDARDTFHKSITTREGHPAFVFYEGPPSANGTPGIHHVMARTIKDVFCRYKTQQGYLVHRKAGWDTHGLPVELGVEKKLGITKEDIGKKITIEEYNRTCREAVMEFTGMWEDLTRKMGYWVNMDDPYITYDNKYIETLWWLLKQLFDKGLLYKGYTIQPYSPAAGTGLSTHELNQPGCYRDVKDTTCTAQFEVIRDQKSEKLFAGVEGPLYFLAWTTTPWTLPSNTALAVGPAIEYVKVKCRNPYTDRPQTVILAKELVPAYFTKKMEGTYEITGESWQGPELEGIRYEQLIPWVKPMGDAFRVIVGDYVTTSDGTGIVHIAPTFGADDDRVGRAAGIAPLFMVDKAGKNQPMVDRQGKFFLLEELDPEFVKNNVDAAKYREYAGRYVKNAYDPNIACDAETTLDIDIAVMLKAENKAFKIEKHTHSYPHCWRTDKPVLYYPLDSWFIRTTALRERMIELNKTIRWKPESTGTGRFGKWLEGLVDWNLSRSRFWGTPLPVWATEDYSELKCIGSIEELTGEIEKSVAAGFMKENPYKNFKVGDMSAENYSTKNIDLHRPYVDGIVLVSSKGEPMKRESDLIDVWFDSGAMPYAQLHYPFENGGEHFKTVYPADFIAEGVDQTRGWFFTLHAIASMLFDSVAFKNIISNGLVLDKNGNKMSKRLGNGVDPFEVLATYGADATRWYMISNSQPWDNLKFDRDGVDEVRRKFFGTLYNTYSFFALYANVDGFTGREPEVPVEKRPEIDRWIISLLNTLVRDVTRSLEDYDPTPAARAIQEFVGENLSNWYVRLNRKRFWGGGMNEDKLAAYQTLYTCLETVSMLAAPFAPFISDRIFCDLNAVSGRHTDESVHLSTFPKADGKLIDADLEEMMSLAQRVSSMVLALRRKVSIKVRQPLTKILIPVLDPAMAQHIAAVKTLIMNEVNVKEIELIENTAGIITKRIKPNFKTLGPRYGKYMKQIAAMTAEFTQERIAEIEAAPETILDLGAEKIAVTPADFEITSEDMPGWLVASEGKLTVALDITVTEELRAEGVARELINRIQNIRKDSGFEVTDKIRVEIEQKELVADAVAKYAGYIASQTLAVEVKTAAQPAGGVIVDSDVDDEPVRIAVTRI; this comes from the coding sequence ATGAAGTTCAAAGAGTATAAAGGTCTCGATCTGGCGCAGACGGCCGCCGACGTGCTCGGCGAGTGGGACGCCCGCGATACATTCCATAAAAGCATCACCACGCGCGAAGGACACCCCGCGTTCGTATTTTACGAAGGCCCCCCGTCGGCCAACGGCACGCCGGGCATCCACCACGTCATGGCCCGTACGATCAAGGACGTTTTCTGCCGCTACAAAACGCAGCAGGGCTACCTCGTGCACCGCAAGGCGGGCTGGGATACGCACGGACTTCCGGTCGAACTGGGCGTCGAGAAGAAGCTCGGCATCACCAAGGAGGACATCGGCAAAAAGATCACCATCGAAGAATACAACCGCACCTGCCGCGAAGCCGTCATGGAGTTTACGGGCATGTGGGAGGACCTGACCCGCAAGATGGGCTACTGGGTCAACATGGACGATCCCTACATCACCTACGACAACAAATACATCGAGACGCTGTGGTGGCTCCTCAAGCAGCTCTTCGACAAGGGGCTGCTCTACAAGGGCTACACCATCCAGCCCTACTCGCCGGCGGCGGGAACGGGTCTCTCGACCCACGAGCTGAACCAGCCCGGCTGCTACCGCGACGTCAAGGACACGACCTGCACGGCGCAGTTCGAAGTCATCCGCGACCAGAAGAGCGAGAAGCTTTTCGCCGGCGTCGAGGGACCGCTCTATTTCTTGGCTTGGACTACCACGCCGTGGACCCTGCCCTCGAACACGGCGCTGGCCGTAGGTCCCGCGATCGAATACGTCAAGGTCAAATGCCGCAACCCCTATACCGACCGTCCGCAGACGGTCATCCTCGCCAAAGAGCTCGTGCCCGCATACTTCACCAAGAAAATGGAGGGAACCTATGAGATTACGGGCGAAAGCTGGCAGGGTCCCGAACTGGAAGGCATCCGCTACGAGCAGCTCATCCCGTGGGTAAAGCCGATGGGCGACGCGTTCCGCGTGATCGTCGGCGACTACGTGACCACTTCGGACGGTACGGGCATCGTGCATATCGCGCCGACGTTCGGTGCCGACGACGACCGCGTAGGCCGCGCCGCAGGCATTGCGCCGCTGTTCATGGTGGACAAGGCCGGCAAAAATCAGCCGATGGTAGACAGGCAGGGCAAATTCTTTCTGCTGGAGGAGCTCGATCCCGAATTCGTGAAAAATAATGTCGACGCCGCAAAATACAGGGAGTATGCGGGCCGTTATGTGAAAAACGCATACGATCCGAATATCGCCTGCGATGCCGAGACGACGCTCGACATCGACATCGCGGTGATGCTCAAAGCCGAAAACAAGGCCTTCAAGATCGAGAAGCACACCCACTCCTACCCCCACTGCTGGCGTACGGACAAACCGGTGCTCTACTACCCGCTCGACTCGTGGTTCATCCGCACCACGGCCCTGCGCGAGCGGATGATCGAACTAAACAAGACGATCCGCTGGAAGCCCGAATCGACCGGCACGGGCCGTTTCGGCAAGTGGCTCGAAGGATTGGTGGACTGGAACCTTTCGCGTTCGCGCTTCTGGGGAACCCCGCTGCCGGTATGGGCGACGGAGGACTACTCGGAGCTGAAGTGCATCGGCTCGATCGAAGAGCTGACGGGCGAAATCGAAAAGTCGGTCGCCGCAGGCTTCATGAAGGAGAATCCCTACAAAAATTTCAAGGTCGGCGACATGTCGGCGGAGAACTATTCGACCAAAAATATCGACCTGCACCGCCCCTATGTGGACGGCATCGTGCTGGTCTCGTCGAAGGGCGAGCCGATGAAGCGCGAAAGCGACTTGATCGACGTGTGGTTCGATTCGGGAGCCATGCCCTATGCGCAGCTGCACTACCCGTTCGAGAACGGCGGCGAGCATTTCAAGACGGTCTATCCGGCCGACTTCATCGCCGAAGGCGTGGACCAGACGCGCGGCTGGTTCTTCACGCTGCACGCCATCGCCTCGATGCTGTTCGACTCGGTGGCTTTCAAGAACATCATTTCGAACGGTCTTGTGCTCGACAAGAACGGCAACAAGATGTCCAAGCGCCTGGGCAACGGCGTCGATCCGTTCGAGGTGCTGGCCACCTACGGAGCCGACGCCACGCGCTGGTACATGATCTCCAACTCGCAGCCGTGGGACAACCTCAAATTCGATAGGGACGGCGTGGACGAAGTGCGCCGCAAGTTCTTCGGAACGCTCTACAATACCTATTCGTTCTTCGCCCTCTACGCCAACGTGGACGGATTTACGGGCCGGGAGCCGGAGGTTCCCGTGGAGAAGCGTCCGGAGATCGACCGCTGGATCATCTCGCTGCTCAACACGCTGGTCAGGGACGTGACGCGTTCGCTCGAAGATTACGACCCGACGCCTGCGGCGCGCGCCATTCAGGAGTTCGTGGGCGAAAACCTCTCCAACTGGTACGTACGCCTCAACCGCAAGCGTTTCTGGGGCGGCGGCATGAACGAGGACAAACTGGCGGCCTATCAGACGCTTTACACCTGTCTGGAGACCGTTTCGATGCTCGCGGCGCCGTTCGCACCGTTCATCTCGGACCGCATTTTCTGCGACCTGAACGCCGTAAGCGGCCGCCATACGGACGAATCGGTACACCTCTCGACCTTCCCGAAGGCCGACGGGAAGCTGATCGACGCCGATCTGGAAGAGATGATGTCGCTGGCCCAGCGCGTATCGTCGATGGTGCTGGCCCTGCGCCGCAAAGTCTCGATCAAGGTGCGCCAGCCGCTGACCAAAATACTGATTCCGGTGCTCGACCCGGCAATGGCGCAGCATATCGCCGCCGTGAAGACGCTCATCATGAACGAGGTGAATGTCAAGGAGATCGAGCTGATCGAGAACACGGCGGGCATTATCACCAAGCGCATCAAGCCCAACTTCAAGACGCTGGGACCGCGCTACGGCAAATACATGAAGCAGATCGCCGCCATGACCGCGGAGTTCACGCAGGAGCGGATCGCCGAAATCGAAGCCGCTCCGGAGACGATCCTCGACCTCGGCGCCGAGAAGATCGCCGTAACCCCCGCCGATTTCGAGATCACCTCGGAGGACATGCCGGGCTGGCTCGTGGCGTCGGAAGGCAAGCTGACCGTGGCGCTCGACATCACCGTAACGGAGGAGCTGCGCGCGGAAGGCGTGGCACGCGAGTTGATAAACCGCATCCAGAATATCCGCAAGGATTCGGGATTCGAAGTGACGGACAAGATCCGGGTCGAGATCGAGCAGAAGGAGCTCGTGGCCGACGCCGTCGCCAAATACGCCGGTTACATCGCATCGCAGACGCTGGCCGTCGAGGTCAAGACCGCGGCACAACCTGCGGGCGGAGTGATCGTCGATTCGGATGTCGATGACGAGCCGGTACGGATCGCCGTAACGCGGATTTAG
- the rnhA gene encoding ribonuclease HI produces MAQITIYTDGSALGNPGPGGYGAVLLSGPHRKELSQGFRLTTNNRMELTAVCAALEALKFEGSDVTVYSDSKYVVDAVTKGWVFGWEKKRFAGKKNPDLWMRFLRIYRRHNVRFVWVKGHADTVENNRCDQLAVAAANDKAHLSEDTGYEPEGR; encoded by the coding sequence GTGGCACAAATCACCATATACACCGACGGCTCGGCCTTGGGGAATCCCGGACCGGGCGGTTACGGCGCGGTGCTGCTTTCGGGCCCTCACCGCAAGGAGCTTTCGCAGGGATTCCGCCTGACGACCAACAACCGCATGGAGCTGACGGCCGTCTGCGCGGCGCTCGAAGCGCTCAAGTTCGAGGGGTCGGACGTCACGGTCTATTCCGACTCGAAATACGTCGTGGACGCCGTGACGAAAGGCTGGGTGTTCGGCTGGGAGAAGAAACGGTTCGCCGGCAAGAAGAATCCCGACCTGTGGATGCGTTTCCTGCGCATATACCGACGCCACAACGTGCGGTTCGTATGGGTCAAGGGGCATGCCGATACGGTCGAGAACAACCGCTGCGACCAACTGGCCGTGGCCGCCGCCAACGACAAGGCGCATTTATCGGAAGACACTGGTTATGAACCGGAAGGGAGGTGA
- a CDS encoding TraR/DksA family transcriptional regulator, translating to MADERTRYSDAELEEFKQLILKKLENARADYELLRATITHTADNDTEDTSPTFKVLEEGAATLSKEESGRLAAHQMKFIHNLEMALVRIENKTYGICKTTGKLIPKERLMKVPHATECIEAKEGRR from the coding sequence ATGGCAGACGAAAGAACGAGATACAGCGACGCCGAACTCGAAGAGTTCAAGCAGCTTATCCTGAAGAAGCTGGAGAACGCGCGTGCGGACTACGAGCTGCTGCGCGCCACTATCACCCACACGGCAGACAACGACACGGAAGATACCTCGCCGACGTTCAAGGTCCTCGAAGAGGGCGCAGCGACTCTCTCGAAAGAGGAGAGCGGACGCTTGGCGGCGCACCAGATGAAGTTCATACACAATCTGGAAATGGCGCTCGTGCGTATCGAGAATAAGACTTACGGCATCTGTAAAACCACGGGCAAGCTCATTCCCAAGGAGCGCCTGATGAAAGTGCCCCACGCCACCGAGTGTATCGAGGCCAAGGAGGGACGCAGGTAG
- a CDS encoding sugar O-acetyltransferase: protein MKSEKEKMLAGEWFDPRDEELTADRDRATLLMHRLNAECPGHDAAYRAALRELCPNAAGFIRAPFYCDYGYNIHIGEGSFVNFDCVFLDLAPIRIGRNTLIGPKVQLLTPHHPLDPDLRATGREAGKPITIGDNCWLGGGVIVCPGVRIGNGAIIGAGSVVTRDIPADSVAVGNPARVTRTLSYT, encoded by the coding sequence ATGAAAAGCGAGAAAGAGAAGATGCTGGCGGGCGAATGGTTCGACCCGCGCGACGAGGAGCTGACGGCCGACCGCGACCGCGCCACGCTGCTGATGCACCGGCTCAACGCCGAATGTCCCGGCCACGACGCAGCATACCGCGCCGCTCTGCGCGAGCTCTGTCCCAATGCAGCCGGATTCATCCGCGCGCCCTTTTACTGCGATTACGGCTACAACATCCATATCGGCGAAGGCTCTTTCGTCAATTTCGACTGCGTCTTCCTCGATCTGGCTCCGATCCGTATCGGGCGCAATACGCTGATAGGGCCCAAGGTACAGCTGCTCACCCCGCACCATCCGCTGGACCCCGACCTGCGTGCGACAGGCCGCGAAGCCGGCAAACCGATCACCATCGGCGACAACTGCTGGCTGGGCGGCGGCGTCATCGTCTGTCCGGGCGTCCGGATCGGCAACGGCGCGATAATTGGAGCGGGTTCGGTAGTTACGCGCGACATTCCCGCGGATTCGGTTGCCGTCGGCAATCCGGCCCGCGTCACCCGCACGCTTTCATACACTTAA
- a CDS encoding ABC transporter ATP-binding protein — MLKIYMRLLGFARPIQKYAIPYFFYSLLYALFNSLTFLLIMPILKTMFDADYTFVYVEKLPPLAFNQEYLTALFNYTYSHLFNEYNPENVLLMLAVVTIFVSLLSNLFRYLGSWTVENMRTRTLQRMRNEMFSKVVDMHVGFFSDQRKGDIISKITSDVGVVQFCITNTLQVAFREPFLIIGYTVMMVAISWELALFSVLFLPVVALIIGSIVKRLRHPARTSQQRMGELVSTLDESLSGIKVIKSYNAVDYIKQKFYDLNADLARLTLSMARRQQLASPMSEFLGISAVGVILVFGGSLVFKGSLSPEGFIAFVAMFSQITRPVRTFIDQFANINQGIAAGERIFSIIDAQSEIQDKPGALELNGLKDKIEFRDIHFSYDGSREVIDGISFDIKRGETVALVGPSGGGKSTLSELVPRFYDVTAGDILIDGVSIRDYTQESLRAHMSVVSQDTVLFNDTIEGNIAMGKAGASHEEIVEAARIANADCFITEAPEGYRTNIGDRGVKLSGGQRQRLSIARAVLKNPDILILDEATSALDTESEKLVQDALNKLLEGRTSVVIAHRLSTIHNADKIIVVDHGRIAEQGTHAELMARGGIYAKLIELQSFE, encoded by the coding sequence ATGCTTAAAATATACATGAGGCTCTTGGGTTTCGCCCGACCCATCCAGAAATACGCAATTCCCTATTTCTTCTACTCGCTGCTCTACGCGCTGTTCAACTCGCTCACGTTCCTGCTGATCATGCCGATCCTCAAGACGATGTTCGACGCCGACTACACGTTCGTATATGTGGAGAAACTTCCCCCGCTGGCCTTCAATCAGGAATACCTGACAGCCTTGTTCAACTACACCTACTCGCATCTGTTCAACGAATACAACCCCGAAAACGTACTGCTCATGCTCGCCGTGGTGACCATTTTCGTGAGCCTGCTGAGCAACCTGTTCCGCTATCTGGGCTCTTGGACGGTGGAGAACATGCGCACCCGCACCCTGCAGCGCATGCGCAACGAGATGTTCTCGAAGGTGGTGGACATGCACGTCGGCTTTTTCAGCGACCAGCGCAAGGGCGACATCATTTCGAAAATCACCTCCGACGTCGGCGTGGTGCAGTTCTGCATCACCAACACCCTGCAGGTGGCTTTCCGCGAGCCGTTCCTCATCATCGGCTACACGGTGATGATGGTCGCCATATCGTGGGAGCTGGCCCTCTTCTCGGTGCTGTTTCTGCCCGTGGTGGCCCTCATCATCGGCAGCATCGTCAAACGCCTGCGCCACCCGGCCCGCACGAGCCAGCAGCGCATGGGCGAGCTGGTATCGACGCTCGACGAGTCCCTTTCGGGCATCAAGGTCATCAAGAGCTACAACGCCGTGGATTATATCAAGCAGAAGTTCTACGACCTGAACGCCGATCTGGCCCGGCTGACCCTCTCGATGGCGCGCCGCCAGCAGCTGGCTTCGCCGATGAGCGAATTCCTCGGCATCTCGGCCGTGGGCGTCATCCTCGTATTCGGCGGTTCGCTCGTATTCAAGGGGTCGCTCAGCCCCGAAGGCTTCATCGCCTTCGTCGCCATGTTCTCGCAGATCACGCGCCCCGTGCGCACCTTCATCGACCAGTTCGCCAACATCAATCAGGGCATCGCGGCCGGAGAGCGCATCTTCTCGATCATCGACGCCCAGAGCGAAATTCAGGACAAGCCCGGCGCGCTGGAGCTGAACGGCCTGAAAGACAAGATCGAATTCCGCGACATACACTTCTCCTACGACGGCAGCCGCGAGGTGATCGACGGCATTTCGTTCGACATCAAACGCGGGGAGACCGTGGCGCTCGTGGGACCGTCGGGAGGCGGCAAATCGACGCTCAGCGAGCTTGTTCCGCGTTTCTACGACGTTACGGCGGGCGACATCCTCATCGACGGCGTTTCGATCCGCGACTACACGCAGGAGAGCCTGCGCGCACACATGAGCGTCGTATCGCAGGACACCGTGCTTTTCAACGACACCATCGAAGGCAACATCGCCATGGGCAAGGCCGGAGCTTCGCACGAGGAGATCGTCGAAGCGGCCCGAATCGCCAATGCCGACTGCTTCATCACCGAAGCGCCCGAAGGCTATCGGACCAATATCGGCGACCGCGGCGTGAAACTTTCGGGCGGCCAGCGGCAGCGTCTCTCCATCGCCCGCGCCGTATTGAAAAACCCCGACATCCTGATTCTCGACGAGGCGACTTCGGCCCTCGACACCGAGAGCGAAAAACTCGTGCAGGACGCCCTCAACAAGTTGCTGGAGGGCCGTACTTCGGTAGTCATCGCACACCGTCTGAGCACGATCCACAACGCCGACAAGATCATCGTCGTCGATCACGGACGCATCGCCGAACAGGGCACGCACGCCGAACTGATGGCCCGCGGAGGAATCTACGCCAAACTGATCGAACTGCAGTCGTTCGAATAA
- a CDS encoding PAS domain-containing sensor histidine kinase, whose amino-acid sequence MFTSGAPDLQSLMQLLDAAQMGWWKADFRTGELFFSDYIVDLLGLGSNRAAVGELMPLTREDYRTRIHNEFLSLKVGNHFDETFPVVLPEGEIWIHTQLVRKQSDPQQGIKLFGYLQRVPVAGRKEADVLTLESNYYAVLKENKHMDELLDHLPIGYFRIRLLYDDDGQATDYLFLSVNQTAQQILGVDAADYLDKTAREIDIPVDRHIDELAAIRLGDYKMDQWHASKTGRYCRSFLYNTPNDATEIVILILDITDVVTAHQALDEKEKLLRNVIQNAPIGIEIYDRTGHLVDINARDLEMFGVTDPAGIRGLSIFDNPNFSAEIKDCIREGRGTDFTTRYDFSKARSYYDTSRSGYIDWTARIRCLYNDTGEITHYLLINIDNTELRQTQDRLTEFEALFRLISEYAQVGYINYNLCNKEGYAQSVWLRNYGEADTAAIGDVIGKYRHIPPDDRTVLLNRLAQFESGEIQSASVSCRVLHDDGRTTWIKIHLICRDYRPQEQVIDMLGINYDITALKQTEQELIAAKERAEESNKLKTAFLANMSHEIRTPLNAIVGFSQLLTTEEDPEVRKEYNDIVSLNNGLLLQIISDVLDLSRIESGHADLVRTRFDLRTLCREAVETFRLQTPEEVVLDVEKGLPSCTVCQYRQGLMQILANFIRNALKFTPKGFVTVGFERKRDRLSLYVRDTGIGIPAEELDKIFERFYKVDTFTQGTGLGLSICKSIAEQMGAQIGVDSAVGEGSCFRVEMPIAE is encoded by the coding sequence ATGTTTACCTCCGGCGCTCCCGATCTTCAATCGTTGATGCAGCTGCTCGACGCGGCCCAAATGGGGTGGTGGAAGGCGGATTTCCGCACGGGCGAACTGTTCTTCTCCGACTACATCGTCGATCTGCTGGGACTCGGCAGCAACCGGGCCGCAGTCGGGGAACTGATGCCGCTGACGCGCGAAGATTACCGGACACGGATACACAACGAATTCCTGTCGCTCAAGGTCGGAAACCATTTCGACGAAACGTTCCCCGTCGTACTGCCGGAAGGCGAAATATGGATCCATACGCAGCTCGTCCGCAAACAATCGGACCCGCAGCAGGGCATCAAACTCTTCGGCTACCTCCAGCGCGTTCCGGTCGCCGGCCGGAAAGAGGCGGACGTCCTCACGCTCGAAAGCAACTATTACGCGGTGCTGAAGGAGAACAAACACATGGACGAGCTGCTCGACCACCTGCCGATCGGCTACTTCCGCATCCGGCTGCTCTACGACGACGACGGCCAGGCGACCGACTACCTTTTCCTCTCGGTCAACCAGACGGCGCAGCAGATTCTGGGCGTAGACGCCGCTGATTACCTCGACAAGACCGCCCGCGAAATAGACATCCCCGTAGACCGGCACATCGACGAGCTGGCGGCCATCAGGCTGGGGGATTACAAGATGGACCAGTGGCATGCCTCCAAAACCGGCCGCTACTGCCGCAGCTTCCTCTACAACACCCCCAACGACGCGACGGAGATCGTGATCCTGATCCTCGACATCACGGACGTCGTCACGGCGCATCAGGCGCTCGACGAAAAGGAGAAACTGCTGCGCAACGTCATTCAGAACGCCCCGATCGGCATCGAGATATACGACCGCACAGGGCATCTGGTGGACATCAACGCCCGCGATCTGGAAATGTTCGGCGTAACCGATCCGGCAGGCATCCGGGGACTCAGCATTTTCGACAACCCCAACTTCTCGGCCGAGATCAAGGACTGCATCCGCGAAGGCCGGGGTACGGACTTCACCACACGCTACGATTTTTCGAAAGCCCGAAGCTATTACGACACCAGCCGGAGCGGCTACATCGACTGGACGGCCCGCATCCGGTGTCTCTACAACGACACGGGCGAAATCACCCACTACCTGCTCATCAACATCGACAACACGGAACTCCGCCAGACGCAGGACCGGCTCACGGAATTCGAAGCGCTGTTCCGCCTTATCTCCGAATACGCGCAGGTGGGATACATCAACTACAACCTCTGCAACAAAGAGGGTTATGCGCAGAGCGTCTGGCTGCGCAACTACGGCGAAGCCGACACGGCCGCCATCGGCGACGTCATCGGCAAATACCGTCATATCCCCCCCGACGACCGCACGGTGCTGCTGAACCGGCTGGCGCAGTTCGAGTCCGGGGAGATACAGTCGGCATCGGTCTCCTGCCGCGTCCTGCACGACGACGGCCGGACGACATGGATCAAAATCCACCTCATCTGCCGCGACTACCGGCCGCAGGAGCAGGTGATCGACATGCTGGGAATCAATTACGACATCACGGCGCTCAAACAGACCGAGCAGGAGCTGATCGCCGCCAAGGAGCGGGCCGAGGAGTCCAACAAGCTCAAGACGGCGTTCCTCGCCAACATGAGCCACGAAATCCGCACGCCGCTCAACGCCATCGTAGGCTTTTCGCAGCTGCTGACCACCGAGGAGGACCCCGAAGTGCGCAAAGAGTACAACGACATCGTGTCGCTCAACAACGGACTGCTGCTGCAGATCATATCCGACGTACTGGACCTCTCGCGCATCGAATCGGGGCATGCCGATCTGGTCAGGACCCGGTTCGACCTGCGGACGCTCTGCCGCGAAGCCGTCGAAACGTTCCGCCTGCAGACTCCGGAGGAAGTCGTGCTGGACGTCGAAAAGGGACTGCCCTCCTGCACCGTCTGCCAATACAGGCAGGGGCTGATGCAGATATTGGCCAACTTCATCCGCAACGCACTGAAATTCACACCAAAAGGATTCGTCACGGTGGGATTCGAACGCAAACGGGACCGGCTGAGTCTCTATGTCCGCGACACGGGCATCGGCATTCCGGCCGAAGAGCTGGACAAAATCTTCGAACGGTTTTACAAGGTGGACACCTTCACGCAGGGCACCGGACTCGGACTTTCGATCTGCAAGAGCATCGCGGAGCAGATGGGCGCACAAATCGGCGTCGATTCCGCCGTCGGCGAAGGTTCCTGCTTCCGGGTCGAAATGCCGATCGCGGAATAA